The Deltaproteobacteria bacterium region GGACAGACCCAAGGCCGCAGGCATGGGCAAATCCGCAGCGTTTGCCTTGAGGAGCATGGCCAGGGCCAGATTGCCGCCGGCCGAGCCTCCAAACACCACCACATTGTTCGGGTCATGTGAGTTGACAAGTTCCGTGTACACGGCCAGGCAGTCATCCAAGGCCGCTGGGAAAGGATGTTCCGGGGCCAGTCGGTATTTGGCTCCATACACTGGGAGCTTCAGAAGAGCGGCGAGACGCATGGCGTAGGCGTCATCGGGATTGCCCAGGGCAAAGCCCCCACCGTGCACATACATGGCCGCTTTGCCCTGGTTTTGAACCGGTACGTTTTTGGGAACCAGCACGGCAACGGATACGCCGCCAAGAGTGTCCCAATGCAGGGAAGAAAGAAGCCTCTTGTGCAAATGCTTCCGTTCCGCCTCACTGACGGTCCGTTGCCCCTGCCGAATCGGGGCAACCGTTTCCGGAGTGAGTGGGCTGTCGAAAACAGGAGGCGTGTTCAGGCACAAAAAATCCCTGGCCTGTGGGCTCATGGTTTCGGTCTGATGCAGCCGTGATGGATCCGCGGCGCAGGAAGACATCGCGACCAAAGAGATCATCAGGAAAAGAAATCGCATGAAACCTCCTTTTTCACGGTACTTTATTGCCGGGCATTTCGTAGAGATCGTATCGAGATAGGCTGTCATCTTGCGTCATGAGAACCTATTGCGCCGGAATTGTCAGTTGGAGCGAGGACGACGGCTTGTTGTCCTCCAGCAGGGTGAAGGCCAACATGATGAAGGAAAAGACCCGCTTGGTCTGCAGGTCGCTGTCTTCGATCCAGAACCAATGGTCTCGATACCTGACCGAGGCAAAGGTCTGTTCGGGCCGGGAGGTCGAGGACTGTACCGCGATTCTGTCCAGTACCGCCGACCCGGCCTGCTGCGGCGCTCCGGGGATGGCTCGTCCTTGGACCATGTCTTCTTCGGGGATATGAACCCGGGCGGCCACGGCGGCCAGTATCTGCATCAGGGAATAGGTTTGCAGGACGATCACGTTGTCTTCCCGGGCCGGGAATCCCGCGGCCAGGGCATATTCGTCCAGTGAAGGATCCAGATCGAGCAGGCCCTGCAGTTCCCGGATCAGGGCCAAGGCTTCCTCCGTGGGATGTC contains the following coding sequences:
- a CDS encoding alpha/beta hydrolase, which codes for MTAYLDTISTKCPAIKYREKGGFMRFLFLMISLVAMSSCAADPSRLHQTETMSPQARDFLCLNTPPVFDSPLTPETVAPIRQGQRTVSEAERKHLHKRLLSSLHWDTLGGVSVAVLVPKNVPVQNQGKAAMYVHGGGFALGNPDDAYAMRLAALLKLPVYGAKYRLAPEHPFPAALDDCLAVYTELVNSHDPNNVVVFGGSAGGNLALAMLLKANAADLPMPAALGLSSPATDITRTGDSYFANQGRDPVLQWDGLMEYFAMAYAKGFDPSAPLLSPVHADYWPSFPPTLITTGTRDLFLSNCVRLHRAMLQAGVDVELRIWEGMFHGFELIPDLPEGQEARKEMTAFLLREELP